TTGTTTCCACACTTACCTGTCATCCTGGCTCCCATCGGACCTTTGCTTTCATCCAACAACATTTTTGGTGGCCCGGCATGGTTCCTGACATCACCTCGTCCGTTGCCACCGGCACTGTGTGTGCGCAGAACAAGACTCCGGGGCAAACTCCGGCTGGCCTCCTTCAACAACTCCCTGTCCCTCACCGCCACTGGTCCCATATATCCTTGGACTTTATCACAATTCTCCCTCCGTCAGATGGCAAcaccaccatccttacggtggtggataggttttccaaagCCACGCTAAGTTGCCCTCAGctaaggagacggcccagctcatggtgcagcacttCTTACGGATCCATGAACTTCCGGACGACATTGTCTCCAATCACGGAGTTCTCatcccggttctggaaggcgttctgcaccctcattgggtaGTCGGCCAGCCTGTCTTCTGGTTTTCATCCATCCAAATTTTAACGACCAGTCGGAAGCGAGAcaatcaggacctggagatgACACTTTGTTGCCTCGTCTCCACCAAtcccacctggagccagcaattCGTGTAGGTGGATTATGCCTGCAGCACCCTTCCCTGTTCTGATACTGGTCTCTCGACTTTTAAGAGTTCTCTGGGATATCAGCCCCGCCTTTCCCAGAGCAAGAAAATTAAGATAGACAtaccttctgcccagatgtttgtccgttGCTGTCGCTGTATCTGGAAGAGAGCCCAGGCCGCTCTTCtcagaccacctccaggtatcgatgACAGGCGGACAGATCCCTGCTTCCCGCTACCATCTTGGGAAAAGGGTATGACTTTCCACTTgggatctgcccctccgggtggagTTCCGCAAACTTTCCCCCCATTTTATCGACCTTTTCCCCATCTCTAAGATCCTTCTGTTGCCCCGCACCCTCCGTATACATCCAACTTTCCATGTATCTAGAATGAAACccctgtctcacagccctttgtctcctgtttccaggcccacccctctCCCCCGTCTCATCGATGGCCATATGGCATACACAGTTTGGCGACTCCTGAGTGTTCGACCGCAGGGCAGgggattccagtacctggttgactggcccggaggagaggtgttGGGTCCCCACCAGGAATATCCTAGACCCAGCCGTCATCTCGGACTTCTGCCGGCGACAACGCGGTCAACCAGGTATGTCACCGGGTAGGACATCAGGTGGTGCTcctgggtggggtgggggggagactgtcacaccctgatctgtttcacctgtcttgatATTGGCTCcaacccccaccaggtgtctcccattacCTCATGTGTATTTATACatgcgttttctgtttgtctgttgccagttcgtcttgtcccgTAAAGTCTTACCAGCATGTTCCTGTGGTTCCTATGCTCTACTTTTTGTTTTTCCTagtcttcccagttctgacctttctgcctgtcctgaccctgatcctgcctgccgtccggtacctgcctgactctgatttggattacGACTCTTTGCCTGCCTGAACCTACCGACTGCCTGCTCCTTGAACTAATAAACTCTGAGACTCATACTTTCCACCTCCTGTGTCTACATCTGGGTCTTAGCCTGAGCCGTGATAATTATGgcctattgtgtgtagattgatgaggaaattaaaaatatatattttagaacaaggctgttacgtaacaaaatgtggaaaaagtcaaggggtctgaatactttcaggtGGCACTggagaacctaaaagggttatttggcatTCCCCATAGGAGAATCCTTTGAAGAACTAGttctggttccaggtaaaactatTTGGGTTCCAGTTAGAATCATTTTCGGtaccatgtagaaccctttccaaagagggttctacatggaaaccaaaagggttctcctatgggaatatctgaagaacccttttgaaacCCTTTTTCTAAAATTGCAGTGACTCAGTCATACTGTTGTTGCATTGTGCTTTGCTGTGGAGGTCATTCAGAGGTGGAGGTCCTTCTTACCTGCAGAGTAGAGGCTGCTGATTCGCTAGTCTCTGTCAGGCCGGTGCTCCTTGGTAAACTGGACACAATGTATCTGGAGCCCGCCTTTGGCACAGGCTGTCTGACTACCAGCTTTCCTTTCCTGGTCTCTGCTAGAAACATACTGTACCAGTAGGCATCGTTGGAGACCAGAGTGGAATCTGCGATGGTCGAGTTCCTCTCGCTGATCACGCTGTTCCTACTGGGAGGAGCCGCTTTGCTGGGCATCGGTTTCTGACACTTCAGCACACAGGTGACCAATATGGTGATCAATAACAGAAAGGACACAGAGCCCAAGCCAATCACCAAATACAGGTTTAAGTCTGAAAATATGTCATATTCTAGAGGCACTTCAGTCATGTCAGAGTAGGCTTTAACGGCAGTCTCCACTGTTGACAGCTTGATGGTAACTGTAGCAGACAGAGCAGGTTCCCCGTTGTCCTTGGCGATGACAACCAGCCGTTGATGACGCGGATCTCTGTAACTGAACATTCTCATGGTCCGGATATCTCCATTGTATTGGTCCAGACTGAATAAGGTGGCGTCAGTAACCTGTAGAAACTGGTATGTAATCCGAGAGTTCTGGACCGAGTCCGTGTCTATGGCTATCACCTTGGAGACCAGGGATCCTTTATCAGTGGATCTGGGAATCTTTTCCTCCACAACGGAGCCGTGCACGCGCCACGGAGAGACTATGACCGGGGTGTTGTCGTTCTGATCTACAATAATGATGTGGACAGTCACATTACTTCTGAGCGGAGGAACACCAGAGTCTCTGGCCTCAATGTGGAAAAGGAACTCTTTCTCTATCTCATAGTCAAACGTCTTTAGTGCATAAAGATTACCATTCTCCGGATTGATGGAAAACAGCATGGACATGGAGGTGTTCACTATCTCCTTCTCTATGATGAAATAAACTAGATACTGGTTTTCATGGAGGTCTGGATCAAACGCAGTGAGGGAACTTAGCAAGGCCCCAGGCGCGTTATTCTCCATTACGGGAATAGTGTAGAACGACTGGGGGAACTGTGGAACGTTGTCGTTAACGTCTAGTAGTTCTAAAGTCATCGTTTCATTGTCAGATAGCGGAGGGGAACCCCTGTCTGTTACGGTAAAAGTTATGTCATATTCTGGGACCTTCTCACGGTCGAGAGGTTCTGATACTACTAACTCATAATAGTTATCGGAATTCTCTCTTAGTGCAAAAGGTAATTCATCCGCAATATGGATATCGACAATACCATTTTCACCTGAATCTTTATCGCTGACACTGACAACTGCTATCACCGTGTCTACCGCTATATCCTCCTTTATGGGactttgatatgatttgattgaTATTTCAGGATGATTGTCATTCATATCCGTCACTAGAATAGTTATTTTACACTGACCTGACAATGAGTTGGTCCCCTTATCAGTTGCTATGACTTCCATATCATAGATCCTGAAGTCTTCATAATTGATCATTTCTTTCACCGTTATTTCTCCGTTATTAGGGTTTAAATTGaacgtttcatgtgttttctctgATGTATACAAACTATATGAATATAATATTACCGAATTGATACCCTCATCTAAGTCTGTTGCATTCAATTTAACCACAAGGCTTCCTATTGGAGAGTTTtccattatatttatattatatgaATCTTTGTCGAACTGAGGGGCATTATCATTTGTGTCCAGGACACGAACAATTATGTTGGCTGTACCAGAGCGCGCGGGGACTCCACCATCTACAGCGGTGAGTATTAGGTTATGAACGGCGTGCTCCTCTCGGTTTAAAGCCTTTTTCAGTATCAAATCGGCAAACTTCGATCCATCCCTCCCGGTCTGAATTTCAATATCAAAATGATCACTTTCACTGATGTGGTAGGTTTTTACAGAATTCGTGCCCACATCGGGGTCAATTGCATTGCTTAGAGAAAAACGCTCCCCGGCTGGGGTCGATTCAGAAATATCTAGGTTTATGATATCTCTACGAAAACGTGGCGCGTTGTCATTTATATCAACGATTTCCAATTCTATGTTAAATATCCGAACTGGATTTTCAATGATTACCTCCATTTTTAGAAAACAAGTTGTAGCTGTTTTAGAACTACAGAGGTATTCCCTGTCCATATTTTCAACAATATACAGCTCCCCTGTCTCTTTGTTCACGTCAAGATATTTCTTACCGGCGATGACATCTAACCGCATCTTGCGTTTGCTCAAGGTTTTCATATCTAGTCCCAAATCAGCAGCTAAATTAGCAACAACGGATCCTTCCTCCATTTCCTCGGGAATAGAATAGTGAGTAACAGCAGACGCCGTATTCATGGCTGCAGAGAGAAGAATAAAGGCCGAGACGTACCTTCTCCAGGACTGTCCATTAATACGCGAATCCATTGTTATAAATAGTTTGCTTTACTCCCAGTGTGAAGCAATTCCAAAACATACAATTTAACAGTGAAAATATTGAATAAGACAACAGTCGTTGTGACTGTTTCTAATAAGTGCCAGGTTGTGTTTCAAATGATCCGTTCAAACGTGGTAGTTTCAGCACCATAGAGCTGTCCATATCACAATGCTCCCCTCTCGTCCCTGTGACGCAGCTGCCATGGAGACTATTACATCACAAACTAATGCTTTTCACTGGTGAACAGCGACGCTTTGCGTGTTTAACAAAACTTTGCACCTTTCATTTTAAAGTACTACAGACCTCATAGTATTACTGTATTACCAGTTAATTAAAAGTGTGCACATTTAGATAGAAAATGAGTTGTCAAGTATATTAATTCAAACGTTTACATCAGCAACAAGGAAAACAtgcaatgcatgtcagagcaaataagTTCCAACATTTAAGGTTGTATAAAATGGAGTAAGACTCTACCTGGGCAACACACACAGATAAAGTTATAGCAAATTATGTTGAATTCGAGGTGAAGATATTTCTTACCTGCAGAGTAGAGGCTGCTGAGTCGCTGGTCTCTGTCAGGCCCGTGCTCCTTGGTAAACTGGACACAATGTATCTGGAGCCCGCCTTTGGCACAGGCTGTCTGACTACCAGCTTTCCTTTCCTGGTCTCTGCTAGAAACATACTGTACCAGTAGGCATCGTTGGAGACCAGAGTGGAATCTGCTATGGTCGAGTTCCTCTCGCTGATCACGCTGTTCCTACTGGGAGGAGCCGCTTTGCTGGGCATCGGTTTCTGACACTTCAGCACACAGGTGACCAATATGGTGATCAATAACAGAAAGGACACCGAGCCCAAGCCGATCACCAAATACAGGTTTAAGTCTGAAAATATGTCATATTCTAGAGGCACTTCAGTCATGTCAGAGTAGGCTTTAACGGCAGTCTCCACTGTTGACAGCTTGATGGTAACTGTAGCAGACAGAGCAGGTTCCCCGTTGTCCTTGGCGATGACAACCAGCCGTTGATGACGCGGATCTCTGTAACTGAACATTCTCATGGTCCGGATATCTCCATTGTATTGGTCCAGACTGAATAAGGTGGCGTCAGTAACCTGTAGAAACTGGTATGTAATCCGAGAGTTCTGGACCGAGTCCGTGTCTATGGCTATCACCTTGGAGACCAGGGATCCTTTATCGGTGGATCTGGGAATCTTTTCCTCCACCACGGAGCCGTGCACGCGCCACGGAGAGACTATGACCGGGGTGTTGTCGTTCTGATCAACAATGATGATGTGGACAGTCACATTACTGCTGAGCGGAGGAACACCAGAGTCTCTGGCCTCAATGTGGAAAAGGAACTCTTTCTCTATCTCATAGTCAAACGTCTTTAGTGCGTAAAGATTACCGTTCTCCGGATTGATGGAAAACAGCATGGAAATGGAGGTGTTCACTATCTCCTTCTCTATGATGAAATAAACTAGATACTGGTTTTCATGGAGGTCTGGATCAAACGCAGTGAGGGAACTTAGCAAGGCCCCAGGCGCGTTATTCTCCATTACGGGCATAGTGTAGAACGACTGGGGGAACTGTGGAACGTTGTCGTTAACGTCTAGTAGTTCTAAAGTCATCGTTTCATTGTCAGATAGCGGAGGGGAACCCCTGTCTGTTACGGTAAAAGTTATGTCATATTCTGGGACCTTCTCACGGTCGAGAGGTTCTGATACTACTAACTCATAATAGTTATCGGAAGACTCTCTTAGTGCAAAAGGTAATTCATCCGCAATATGGATATCGACAATACCATTTTCACCTGAATCTTTATCGCTGACACTGACAACTGCTATCACCGTGTCTACGGCTATATCCTCCTTTATAGGactttgatatgatttgattgaTATTTCAGGATGATTGTCATTCATATCCGTCACTAGAATAGTTATTTTACACTGACCTGACAATGAGTTGGTCCCCTTATCAGTTGCTATGACTTCCATATCATAGATCCTGAAGTCTTCATAATTGATCATTTCTTTCACCGTTATTTCTCCGTTATTAGAATTCAAACTGAAAGTGGCTTGAGTTTTCTCTGATGTATAGAGGCTATATGAATATAATATTTCCGAATTGGTTCCCTCATCTAAGTCAGTTGCATTCAGTGTAACCACAAGGCTTCCAATTGGAAAGTTTTCCATCACATTGATGGTGTAGCTTTCTTTATCAAATTGAGGGGCGTTGTCATTCGTATCTAGAACGCGAACAATGATGTTGGCTGTGCCTGTGCGGGCGGGGACTCCGCCGTCTACAGCCGTGAGTATTAGATTATGAACCTCCTGCTCCTCTCGGTCTAAAGCCTTTTTCAGAATCAAATCAGCAAACTTTGACCCGTCTCGTCCGGCCTGAATTTCTATATTGAAATGATCACTTTCTCTTAGATGGTAGGTTTTCACAGAATTAGTGCCAACGTCAGGATCCACGGCATTGTTCAGTGAGAATCGTTCTCCTATTGCAGTTGACTCGGATATATCCAAATGCATTTCGTCTCTTCGAAAATAAGGTGAATTGTCGTTGATATCCATGATTTCTAGCTCAATATTAAACATTCGTAATGGGTTTTCAATTGTAGCGTCCAGTTTAAGAAAGCAATTGGTTTTAGAGCTGCATAGATGTTCTCTATCCATTTTCTGTAAAATGTAAAGCTCTCCGGTTTCTTTGTTAACCTCCAGATATTTTTTATTGGCGACAACATCCAATCGCATCTTGCGCCTATTCAATGTTTTCACATCCAGTCCCAAATCAGTAGCTAAATTGGCAACTACGGAGCCTTCCTCCATTTCCTCTGGAATAGAATAATGGGTTACGGCAGACGCCGTGTTCATGGTggtagagagaagaagaaagaccGATACGTACCTTCTCCACCGTTGAACGAGGCAATGCGACTCCATCGCTTGATTGTTGTTATCCGTGGGTAATGCAATACAAAAATCGGGACCTTCTGATGATGATTTGAGAAGCCAAACGAGTCGACTATTGTATCGATATGTATTTTAGATAATCGTTTTACAGCGAtggattcagcaccatggagatgTCCACATTCATTGCTTTGCTTTCTTCGCTGTGACGACCTGTCATGGCAACTGTTACTTCACAGAACAGTGCCTTTTATTGGTGAGCAGCGACACTTTGCGCATTTTACCAGCATTCACACATGCGAATTAAAACCTTGCAGGCAAGTTTTCAATTGCCTAAAATaggtagaatagaagagagagtAGGCCTGTGCTCAGTTTTTTTTTCGGTTATGATACTTGTTCACAACTACCCCAATATTATATGCATCAATGTCTCACCATTCCTTCACTTTGTGCCCTGGTTTTACACGAAGAGATCCAGCACATCAGTGTCAAAGCGATTGATGATAAGTAATTTGGTTAAAACAGATGGAGATTGTTTTCTTACCTGCAGAGTAGAGGCTGCTGAGTCGCTGGTCTCTGTCAGGCCCGTGCTCCTTGGTAAACTGGACACGATGTATCTGGAGCCCGCCTTTGGTACAGGCTGTCTGACTACCAGCTTTCCTTTCCTGGTCTCTGCTAGAAACATACTGTACCAGTAGGCATCGTTGGAGATCAGGGTGGAATCTGCGATAGTCGAGTTCCTCTCGCTGATCACGCTGTTCCTACTAGGAGGAGCCGCTTTGCTGGGCATCGGTTTCTGACACTTCAGCACACAGGTGACCAATATGGTGATCAATAACAGAAAAGACACCGAGCCCAAGCCGATCACCAAATACAGGTTTAAGTCTGAAAATATGTCATATTCTAGAGGCACTTCAGTCATGTCAGAGTAGGCTTTAACGGCAGTCTCCACTGTTGACAGCTTGATGGTAACTGTAGCAGACAGAGCAGGCTCCCCGTTGTCCTTGGCGATGACAACCAGCCGTTGATGACGCGGATCTCTGTAACTGAACATTCTCATGGTCCGGATATCTCCATTGTATTGGTCCAGACTGAATAAGGTGGCGTCAGTAACCTGTAGAAACTGGTATGTAATCCGAGAGTTCTGGACCGAGTCTGTGTCTATGGCTATCACCTTGGAGACCAGGGATCCTTTATCGGTGGATCTGGGAATCTTTTCCTCCACAACGGAGCCGTGCACGCGCCACGGAGAGACTATGACCGGGGTGTTGTCATTCTGATCAACAATAATGATGTGGACAGTCACATTACTTCTGAGCGGAAGAACACCAGAGTCTCTGGCCTCAATGTGGAAAAGGAACTCTTTCTCTATCTCATAGTCAAACGTCTTTAGTGCGTAAAGATTACCGTTCTCCGGATTGATGGAAAACAGCATGGACATGGAGGTGTTCACTATCTCCTTCTCTATGATGAAATAAACTAGATACTGGTTTTCATGGAGGTCTGGATCAAACGCAGTGAGGGAACTTAGCAAGGCCCCGGGCGCGTTATTCTCCATAACGGGAATAGTGTAGAACGACTGGGGGAACTGTGGAACGTTGTCGTTAACGTCTAGTAGTTCTAAAGTCATCGTTTCATTGTCAGATAGCGGAGGGGAACCCCTGTCTGTTACGGTAAAAGTTATGTCATATTCTGGGACCTTCTCACGGTCGAGAGGTTCTGATACTACTAACTCATAATAGTTATCGGAATTCTCTCTtagtgaaaaaggtaattcatcCGCAATATGGATATCGACAATACCATTTTCACCTGAATCTTTATCGCTGACACTGACAACTGCTATCACCGTGTCTACCGCTATATCCTCCTTTATGGGactttgatatgatttgattgaTATTTCAGGATGATTGTCATTCATATCCGTCACTAGAATAGTCATTTTACACTGACCTGACAATGAGTTGGTCCCCTTATCAGTTGCTATGACTTCCATATCATAGATCCTGAAGTCTTCATAATTGATCATTTCTTTCACCGTTATTTCTCCGTTATTAGAATTCAAACTGAAAGTGGCTTGAGTTTTCTCTGATGTATAGAGGCTATATGAATATAATATTTCCGAATTGGTTCCCTCATCTAAGTCAGTTGCATTCAGTGTAACCACAAGACTTCCGATTGGAGAGTTTTCCATTATTTCTATATTGTAGCTTTCTTTGTCAAATTTAGGGGCGTTGTCGTTTGTATCCAGCACTCGAACAATTATGTTGGCTGTGCCCGAACGCGCTTGTACTCCGCCATCTACAGCGGTGAGAATTAGATGATGAACCTCCTGCTGCTCGCGGTCTAAAGCTGTCTGCAAAATTAGATCAGCAAACTTTGACCCATCTCTCCCGGTCTGAATTTCTAAAGTAAAATGATTACTTTCGCTCAGGTGGTAGGTTTTAACAGAATTGTCTCCGACATCAGGGTCTATGGCATTGTTCAAAGAGAATCGCTCTCCAACTGCAGTTGACTCCGATATATCCAAATGCATTTTATCCCTTCGAAAATGAGGTGCATTGTCGTTGATATCCATGATTTCTAGTTCGATATTAAACATTCGTATTGGGTTTTCAATTGTAACATCCAATTTAAGGAAGCAAGATGCCGTTTTGATGGGGCAAAACAATTCTCTATCCATCTTCTCTAAAATGTACAGCTCCCCCGTGTCTTTGTTAATCTGCAAATACTTCTTATTTCCAACAACATCTAACCGTATCTCCCGTTTACTCAAAGTGTTAACATCCAGTCCCAAATCAGCAGCTAAATTAGCAACAACGGAGCCTTCCTCCATTTCTTCGGGAATAGTATAATGGGTAACGGCAGACACGACGTTCAGGGCAGCagagaaaataagaaaaaccGAGACATACCTTCTCCATGGCTGTCCGCGTCTGTGCGCCTCCATTGTTGTCTTTGTAAACTCTGTTTACAAGAAAGTAATCTCAAACACAATGTCAACCAGCAGAAAATATAGGTAAATTACAATATCGCAAGGCCTTAAGCGTTTTAGAGCGAACAGAGCAGAATAATATATTTTTTGACCGATTCAGCACCAGGAGTAGGTTACACTGCCTTCCTAATGACGAACTGTCATGGCAACCACTGCATCACAAACGTATGTGGTTAGCTAGTAAACAGCGACGCTTTGCGCATATTACGAGCTTGTACTTATCTACTGCTGTCTATGTTGTTGGGCTGTCTTCGTAATATAGCTGAATGTCGACGCAAATAAGCAAACATCTGGAGCACTATTGCCTGCAAGATTTTTATCGATTTCAAGATTGAAACAAGACCAAGGTAGCTGGTGGGATTTCATTTGTTTTGCCGAACATATTTTTGAATTTATATTAGACCTGAAAGGTAGGCATATTAACACGATGACCCCAGAAGTGTCTTCCATTGAATGACGAAGAAAAAAGGCATTTACGCATAAGGTGAATGCGTAAACAGTCACACACGGACCAATACCACTGGTCACAGAGGTCAATTCAACGTCTTTCCACGTTGGTTTATATGTGGAAACAAGGTTGATTCAGCTAGTCGGTTATAGAAACATTTGAGAAGATCTGAAATGAATGATCAAGTCTTACCTGCAGAGTAGAGGCTGCTGATTCGCTGGTCTCTGTCAGGCCGGTGCTCCTTGGTAAACTGGACACGATGTATCTGGAGCCCGCCTTTGGTACAGGCTGTCTGACTACCAGCTTTCCTTTCCTGGTCTCTGCTAGAAACATACTGTACCAGTAGGCATCGTTGGAGACCAGAGTGGAATCTGCGATGGTCGAGTTCCTATCACTGATCACGCTGTTCCTACTGGGAGGAGCCGCTTTGCTGGGCATCGGTTTCTGACACTTCAGCACACAGGTGACCAATATGGTGATCAATAACAGAAAGGACACCGAGCCCAAGCCGATCACCAAATACAGGTTTAAGTCTGAAAATATGTCATATTCTAGAGGTACTTCAGTCATGTCAGAGTAGGCTTTAACGGCAGTCTCCACTGTTGACAGCTTGATGGTAACTGTAGCAGACAGAGCAGGTTCCCCGTTGTCCTTGGCGATGACAACCAGCCGTTGATGACGCGGATCTCTGTAACTGAACATTCTCATGGTCCGGATATCTCCATTGTATTGGTCCAGACTGAATAAGGTGGCGTCAGTAACCTGTAGAAACTGGTATGTAATCCGAGAGTTCTGGACCGAGTCCGTGTCTATGGCTATCACCTTGGAGACCAGGGATCCTTTATCGGTGGATCTGGGAATCTTTTCCTCAACCACAGAGCCGTGCACGCGCCACGGAGAGACTATGACCGGGGTGTTGTCGTTCTGATCAACAATAATGATGTGGACAGTCACATTACTTCTGAGCGGAGGAACACCAGAGTCTCTGGCCTCAATGTGGAAAAGGAATTCTTTCTCTATCTCATAGTCAAACGTCTTTAGTGCGTAAAGATTACCGTTCTCCGGATTGATGGAAAACAGCATGGACATGGAGGTGTTCACTATCTCCTTCTCTATGATGAAATAAACTAGATACTGGTTTTCATGGAGGTCTGGATCAAACGCAGTGAGGGAACTTAGCAAGGCCCCAGGCGCGTTATTCTCCATTACGGGAATAGTGTAGAACGACTTTGGGAACTGTGGAACGTTGTCGTTAACGTCTAGTAGTTCTAAAGTCATCGTTTCATTGTCAGATAGCGGAGGGGAACCCCTGTCTGTTACGGTAAAAGTTATGTCATATTCTGGGACCTTCTCACGGTCGAGAGGTTCTGATACTACTAACTCATAATAGTTATCGGAATTCTCTCTTAGTGCAAAAGGTAATTCATCCGCAATATGGATATCGACAATACCATTTTCACCTGAATCTTTATCGCTGACACTGACAACTGCTATCACCGTGTCTACCGCTATATCCTCCTTTATGGGACTTTGAAATGATTTGATTGATATTTCAGGATGATTGTCATTCATATCCGTCACTAGAATAGTTATTTTACACTGACCTGACAACGAATTGGTCCCCTTATCAGTTGCTATGACTTCCATATCATAGATCCTGAAGTCTTCATAATTGATCATTTCCTTTACAGTTATCTCACCGCTACCAGGATTTAATTTGAACGTGCCCTGTGTCTTTTCTGATGTATAAAGACTGTATGAGTATATTACTTCTGCATTTGACCCTTCGTCTAAGTCTGTTGCGTTTAACTTCACTACAAGATTTCCGATTGGGGAGTTCTCCGGTACG
The Oncorhynchus mykiss isolate Arlee chromosome 31, USDA_OmykA_1.1, whole genome shotgun sequence genome window above contains:
- the LOC110504893 gene encoding protocadherin alpha-C2 isoform X1; its protein translation is MDSRINGQSWRRYVSAFILLSAAMNTASAVTHYSIPEEMEEGSVVANLAADLGLDMKTLSKRKMRLDVIAGKKYLDVNKETGELYIVENMDREYLCSSKTATTCFLKMEVIIENPVRIFNIELEIVDINDNAPRFRRDIINLDISESTPAGERFSLSNAIDPDVGTNSVKTYHISESDHFDIEIQTGRDGSKFADLILKKALNREEHAVHNLILTAVDGGVPARSGTANIIVRVLDTNDNAPQFDKDSYNINIMENSPIGSLVVKLNATDLDEGINSVILYSYSLYTSEKTHETFNLNPNNGEITVKEMINYEDFRIYDMEVIATDKGTNSLSGQCKITILVTDMNDNHPEISIKSYQSPIKEDIAVDTVIAVVSVSDKDSGENGIVDIHIADELPFALRENSDNYYELVVSEPLDREKVPEYDITFTVTDRGSPPLSDNETMTLELLDVNDNVPQFPQSFYTIPVMENNAPGALLSSLTAFDPDLHENQYLVYFIIEKEIVNTSMSMLFSINPENGNLYALKTFDYEIEKEFLFHIEARDSGVPPLRSNVTVHIIIVDQNDNTPVIVSPWRVHGSVVEEKIPRSTDKGSLVSKVIAIDTDSVQNSRITYQFLQVTDATLFSLDQYNGDIRTMRMFSYRDPRHQRLVVIAKDNGEPALSATVTIKLSTVETAVKAYSDMTEVPLEYDIFSDLNLYLVIGLGSVSFLLLITILVTCVLKCQKPMPSKAAPPSRNSVISERNSTIADSTLVSNDAYWYSMFLAETRKGKLVVRQPVPKAGSRYIVSSLPRSTGLTETSESAASTLQGSTTTGSGSSSS
- the LOC110504893 gene encoding protocadherin beta-16 isoform X4 → MESHCLVQRWRRYVSVFLLLSTTMNTASAVTHYSIPEEMEEGSVVANLATDLGLDVKTLNRRKMRLDVVANKKYLEVNKETGELYILQKMDREHLCSSKTNCFLKLDATIENPLRMFNIELEIMDINDNSPYFRRDEMHLDISESTAIGERFSLNNAVDPDVGTNSVKTYHLRESDHFNIEIQAGRDGSKFADLILKKALDREEQEVHNLILTAVDGGVPARTGTANIIVRVLDTNDNAPQFDKESYTINVMENFPIGSLVVTLNATDLDEGTNSEILYSYSLYTSEKTQATFSLNSNNGEITVKEMINYEDFRIYDMEVIATDKGTNSLSGQCKITILVTDMNDNHPEISIKSYQSPIKEDIAVDTVIAVVSVSDKDSGENGIVDIHIADELPFALRESSDNYYELVVSEPLDREKVPEYDITFTVTDRGSPPLSDNETMTLELLDVNDNVPQFPQSFYTMPVMENNAPGALLSSLTAFDPDLHENQYLVYFIIEKEIVNTSISMLFSINPENGNLYALKTFDYEIEKEFLFHIEARDSGVPPLSSNVTVHIIIVDQNDNTPVIVSPWRVHGSVVEEKIPRSTDKGSLVSKVIAIDTDSVQNSRITYQFLQVTDATLFSLDQYNGDIRTMRMFSYRDPRHQRLVVIAKDNGEPALSATVTIKLSTVETAVKAYSDMTEVPLEYDIFSDLNLYLVIGLGSVSFLLLITILVTCVLKCQKPMPSKAAPPSRNSVISERNSTIADSTLVSNDAYWYSMFLAETRKGKLVVRQPVPKAGSRYIVSSLPRSTGLTETSDSAASTLQGSTTTGSGSSSS
- the LOC110504893 gene encoding protocadherin alpha-C2 isoform X5; this translates as MDSRINGQSWRRYVSAFILLSAAMNTASAVTHYSIPEEMEEGSVVANLAADLGLDMKTLSKRKMRLDVIAGKKYLDVNKETGELYIVENMDREYLCSSKTATTCFLKMEVIIENPVRIFNIELEIVDINDNAPRFRRDIINLDISESTPAGERFSLSNAIDPDVGTNSVKTYHISESDHFDIEIQTGRDGSKFADLILKKALNREEHAVHNLILTAVDGGVPARSGTANIIVRVLDTNDNAPQFDKDSYNINIMENSPIGSLVVKLNATDLDEGINSVILYSYSLYTSEKTHETFNLNPNNGEITVKEMINYEDFRIYDMEVIATDKGTNSLSGQCKITILVTDMNDNHPEISIKSYQSPIKEDIAVDTVIAVVSVSDKDSGENGIVDIHIADELPFALRENSDNYYELVVSEPLDREKVPEYDITFTVTDRGSPPLSDNETMTLELLDVNDNVPQFPQSFYTIPVMENNAPGALLSSLTAFDPDLHENQYLVYFIIEKEIVNTSMSMLFSINPENGNLYALKTFDYEIEKEFLFHIEARDSGVPPLRSNVTVHIIIVDQNDNTPVIVSPWRVHGSVVEEKIPRSTDKGSLVSKVIAIDTDSVQNSRITYQFLQVTDATLFSLDQYNGDIRTMRMFSYRDPRHQRLVVIAKDNGEPALSATVTIKLSTVETAVKAYSDMTEVPLEYDIFSDLNLYLVIGLGSVSFLLLITILVTCVLKCQKPMPSKAAPPSRNSVISERNSTIADSTLVSNDAYWYSMFLAETRKGKLVVRQPVPKAGSRYIVSSLPRSTGLTETSESAASTLQYPK